From the bacterium genome, one window contains:
- a CDS encoding MFS transporter produces the protein MHTVPASNERNVLLLTGVGHFATHFFELMFPTLAVALARQSQVPIDEVLSWSFLGYLAFGLGALPAGLLGDRVGTRLPLLAALFGLGVAALAASEVTSPRALIICLAAMGALASVYHPLGMSLISRTIDARGRALGINGIFGNLAIALTPVVTATLCAHFGWQDTYRLVGYAMCALAVGCAFLPVQEPAPRAVAAEAAGTPIAWRPLLVLLVAATLAGVSYRGTTLLQPAYFAERVSEIWFGAAVSVAYLLGVGGQYLGGLLADRHDQRRLYLLFHACSLLPLLLMSVLGGMPLVVSTAAFVFFSLGMQPIENSLVAHYAPPHRRAAIYGLKFVCTFGVGSLAVWLVGWADGIGGLAHALRCLAGVVLLVIVAAAVLLRMDDRVAPRPARAATAARQPGGARPQDSAVLP, from the coding sequence ATGCACACGGTACCGGCGAGCAACGAGCGCAACGTTCTCCTGCTCACCGGCGTCGGGCATTTCGCCACCCACTTCTTCGAGCTGATGTTCCCCACCCTGGCGGTGGCGCTGGCCAGGCAGAGCCAGGTGCCGATCGACGAGGTGCTGAGCTGGAGCTTCCTCGGCTATCTGGCGTTCGGGCTCGGGGCGCTGCCAGCGGGTCTGCTGGGCGATCGCGTCGGCACCCGCCTGCCGCTGCTGGCGGCGCTGTTCGGTCTCGGGGTCGCGGCGCTGGCGGCCAGCGAGGTCACGTCGCCGCGGGCGCTGATCATCTGCCTCGCGGCCATGGGCGCGCTCGCCAGCGTCTATCACCCGCTCGGCATGAGCCTGATCTCGCGCACCATCGACGCCCGCGGCCGCGCCCTCGGGATCAACGGCATCTTCGGCAATCTCGCCATCGCCCTGACGCCGGTGGTGACCGCCACCCTCTGCGCCCACTTCGGCTGGCAGGACACCTACCGGCTGGTCGGCTACGCGATGTGCGCGCTGGCGGTCGGCTGCGCCTTCCTGCCGGTGCAGGAGCCGGCGCCGCGCGCCGTCGCCGCCGAGGCCGCCGGGACGCCGATCGCCTGGCGACCGCTGCTGGTGCTGCTGGTGGCGGCGACCCTCGCCGGCGTCAGCTATCGCGGCACGACCCTGTTGCAGCCGGCCTACTTCGCCGAGCGGGTGAGCGAGATCTGGTTCGGCGCCGCGGTGTCCGTCGCCTATCTGCTCGGCGTCGGCGGCCAGTACCTCGGCGGTCTGCTCGCCGACCGGCACGACCAGCGCCGGCTGTACCTGCTCTTCCACGCCTGCAGCCTGCTGCCGCTGCTGTTGATGAGCGTGCTCGGCGGCATGCCGCTGGTGGTCAGCACCGCCGCGTTCGTGTTCTTCAGCCTCGGCATGCAGCCGATCGAGAACAGCCTGGTGGCGCACTACGCGCCGCCGCACCGGCGGGCGGCGATCTATGGTCTCAAGTTCGTCTGCACCTTCGGCGTCGGCTCGCTGGCGGTGTGGCTGGTGGGCTGGGCCGACGGCATCGGCGGCCTGGCGCACGCCCTGCGCTGTCTCGCCGGCGTGGTCCTGCTGGTGATCGTCGCCGCCGCGGTGCTGCTGCGCATGGATGATCGCGTCGCCCCGCGCCCGGCGCGCGCGGCGACGGCCGCGCGCCAGCCAGGTGGCGCGAGGCCGCAGGATTCGGCGGTGCTGCCATGA
- a CDS encoding histidine phosphatase family protein, translating to MSGVRRLVLVRHGETTGQSSVRYYGATDVPLSALGEAQMRRAGAALAGEAFDAVYASRLQRARRGAALIAGAAHAPRPVAAFDEVSFGDWEGWTREEIARRAPAAFARWQADPERFVYPGGECRQAFHRRVAAGLAALLADPPGARLLLVAHRGVIAVALSELLGLDAAARRVLDIGLGSIHVLVRDGAGWRAERLNALDHLADVAEASA from the coding sequence ATGAGCGGCGTGCGACGTCTGGTGCTGGTGCGGCACGGCGAAACCACCGGCCAGTCGAGCGTCCGCTACTACGGCGCCACCGACGTGCCGCTGAGCGCGCTCGGCGAGGCGCAGATGCGGCGCGCCGGCGCCGCCCTGGCGGGCGAGGCGTTCGACGCCGTCTACGCCAGCCGGCTGCAGCGGGCGCGGCGCGGCGCGGCGCTGATCGCCGGCGCCGCCCACGCGCCGCGCCCGGTGGCGGCGTTCGACGAGGTGAGCTTCGGCGACTGGGAGGGCTGGACGCGCGAGGAGATCGCGCGCCGCGCGCCCGCGGCGTTCGCCCGCTGGCAGGCCGACCCCGAGCGCTTCGTCTATCCGGGCGGCGAATGCCGCCAGGCCTTCCACCGTCGGGTCGCCGCCGGGCTCGCCGCGCTGCTGGCCGACCCCCCCGGCGCGCGCCTGCTGCTGGTCGCGCACCGCGGCGTCATCGCCGTCGCGCTGAGCGAGCTGCTCGGCCTGGACGCCGCCGCGCGGCGCGTCCTCGACATCGGCCTCGGCTCGATCCACGTGCTCGTCCGCGACGGCGCCGGCTGGCGCGCCGAGCGGCTGAACGCGCTCGACCACCTCGCCGACGTCGCGGAGGCGAGCGCATGA
- a CDS encoding aminotransferase class I/II-fold pyridoxal phosphate-dependent enzyme: MSRLFAGGAARVRERRGRAAERLRGLTLSPIKDVELQASRIPGVVSLAQGIPSFDTPEPIKRFAAERMAEGACARYSVSPGLPALREAIAEALAREGMPYDPDREVLVTVGSIEAIAATLLAHLDDGDEVLVVSPTYASYLPAIRLAGGVPRWVPLDEDAHFDLDPDAIANAVSRRTRALLLCNPNNPTGTVFSRAQTLRMLRVAAAHDLLVITDEVYKDFVYGEAGIFSAAMEPSARERVIRVCSFSKAYGMTGWRVGFLHGPAERVADVLTVHDALVTCAPVVSQYAALAALELGGAFIAEFAAEFRRRRDHVVERLDALSQVFDYQKPNASYFAFPRVKDTVPLARDSRRLAAELLHHARVALVPGVAFGPTGEAHLRLCYARPAADVDLAFDRLTEYFGGRPARDRVAVPATLPARAPTARLALRRRGVALLRRLAHRRLQRMRPKVVAITGTHGKTVLKRTLAELLARRLRVHANPLSHNTAIGLPLAVLDAELDTRRPLAIAAAFARAAWRAYGPVPPLDVMVLELGVRRRGDMRAHLEIVRPDVVVVTPVAASYTDDLEAMKTLRAEIGLLCRDASQRGAAVLLCGDDPMLAALAAELPGARTFSAQELRTGAAGTTLALDGRDLPVHRDIVGASGQRAVAAAVHVARLLGVDDSEIAAYLD; this comes from the coding sequence ATGAGCCGCCTGTTCGCCGGCGGCGCCGCGCGCGTGCGCGAACGCCGCGGGCGCGCCGCCGAGCGGCTGCGCGGACTCACCCTGTCGCCGATCAAGGACGTCGAGCTGCAGGCGAGCCGCATCCCCGGCGTCGTCTCGCTGGCGCAGGGCATCCCGAGCTTCGACACCCCGGAGCCGATCAAACGCTTCGCGGCCGAGCGCATGGCGGAGGGCGCCTGCGCCCGCTACTCGGTCAGCCCCGGCCTGCCGGCGCTGCGCGAGGCGATCGCCGAGGCGCTGGCGCGCGAGGGCATGCCGTACGACCCCGACCGCGAGGTCCTGGTCACCGTCGGCTCGATCGAGGCCATCGCCGCCACGCTGCTGGCCCACCTCGACGACGGCGACGAGGTGCTGGTGGTGTCGCCGACCTACGCCTCCTACCTGCCGGCGATCCGCCTCGCCGGCGGCGTGCCGCGCTGGGTGCCGCTCGACGAGGACGCGCACTTCGACCTCGACCCCGACGCGATCGCCAACGCGGTGTCGCGCCGCACCCGGGCGCTGCTCCTGTGCAACCCCAACAATCCCACCGGCACCGTCTTCTCGCGCGCCCAGACGCTGCGCATGCTGCGCGTCGCCGCCGCGCACGACCTGCTGGTGATCACCGACGAGGTGTACAAGGACTTCGTCTACGGCGAGGCCGGCATCTTCAGCGCCGCCATGGAGCCGAGCGCGCGCGAGCGCGTGATCCGCGTCTGCTCGTTCTCGAAGGCGTACGGGATGACCGGCTGGCGGGTCGGCTTCCTGCACGGACCGGCGGAGCGCGTCGCCGACGTCCTCACCGTCCACGACGCGCTGGTCACCTGCGCGCCGGTGGTGTCGCAGTACGCGGCGCTGGCGGCGCTCGAGCTGGGCGGCGCGTTCATCGCCGAGTTCGCCGCCGAGTTCCGGCGCCGCCGCGACCACGTCGTCGAACGCCTCGACGCCCTGTCGCAGGTCTTCGATTACCAGAAGCCGAACGCGTCGTATTTCGCCTTCCCGCGCGTCAAGGACACCGTTCCCCTGGCGCGCGATTCGCGGCGGCTGGCCGCCGAGCTGCTGCACCACGCGCGCGTCGCCCTGGTGCCCGGCGTCGCCTTCGGCCCCACCGGCGAGGCCCACCTGCGGCTCTGCTACGCGCGGCCCGCGGCCGACGTCGACCTCGCCTTCGATCGACTGACGGAGTACTTCGGCGGCCGCCCGGCGCGCGATCGCGTCGCCGTGCCCGCCACCCTGCCGGCGCGCGCGCCGACCGCCCGGCTCGCGCTGCGCCGCCGCGGCGTCGCGCTGCTCCGCCGCCTGGCGCACCGCCGCCTGCAGCGCATGCGGCCGAAGGTGGTGGCGATCACCGGCACGCACGGCAAGACGGTGCTGAAACGCACCCTGGCCGAGCTGCTGGCACGCCGCCTGCGCGTGCACGCCAACCCGCTCTCCCACAACACCGCCATCGGCCTGCCCCTGGCGGTGCTCGACGCCGAGCTCGACACCCGCCGGCCGCTGGCGATCGCGGCCGCCTTCGCCCGGGCGGCGTGGCGCGCCTATGGACCGGTCCCCCCGCTCGACGTCATGGTGCTCGAGCTCGGCGTGCGCCGCCGCGGCGACATGCGCGCCCACCTGGAGATCGTGCGCCCGGACGTCGTGGTGGTGACGCCGGTCGCCGCCAGCTACACCGACGACCTCGAGGCGATGAAGACCCTGCGCGCCGAGATCGGCCTGCTGTGTCGCGACGCGAGCCAGCGCGGCGCCGCGGTCCTGCTCTGCGGCGACGATCCGATGCTCGCGGCGCTCGCCGCCGAGCTGCCCGGCGCGCGCACGTTCTCCGCCCAGGAGCTGCGGACGGGCGCAGCGGGCACGACGTTGGCGCTCGACGGCCGGGACCTGCCGGTGCACCGCGACATCGTCGGCGCCAGCGGTCAGCGCGCCGTCGCCGCCGCCGTCCACGTCGCCCGCCTGCTCGGCGTCGACGACTCCGAGATCGCCGCCTACCTGGATTGA